One window of the Camelus ferus isolate YT-003-E chromosome 12, BCGSAC_Cfer_1.0, whole genome shotgun sequence genome contains the following:
- the PMCH gene encoding pro-MCH: MAKMSFSSYILILTFSLLSQGVLLSASKSISNLEDDMVFKALRLGKAFQKEDTAEKSVVVPSLEQYKNDESSFMNDEENKDSKTTGSKHNFLNHGLPLNLAIKPYLALKGSVAFPAENEVQNTESTQEKREIGDEENSAKFPIGRRDFDMLRCMLGRVYRPCWQV; the protein is encoded by the exons ATGGCAAAAATGAGTTTCTCTTCCTACATACTAATACtaactttttctttgctttctcaagGCGTCTTACTTTCAGCATCCAAGTCAATAAGTAATTTAGAAGATGACATGGTATTTAAAGCGTTGAGGCTAGGGAAAGCCTTTCAGAAGGAAGATACTGCAGAAAAATCGGTGGTTGTTCCTTCCCTGGAGCAATATAAAAATGATGAGAGCAGTTTTATGAATGATGAGGAGAACAAAGATTCAAAG ACCACAGGTTCCAAACATAATTTCTTAAATCATGGTCTGCCACTGAATCTGGCTATAAAACCTTATCTTGCACTAAAAGGATCTGTAGCTTTTCCAGCTGAGAATGAAGTTCAAAATACTGAATCAacacaagaaaagagagaaattgggGATGAAGAAAACTCAGCTAAATTTCCTATAGGAAGGAGAGATTTTGACA tgctCAGGTGTATGCTGGGAAGAGTCTATCGACCTTGTTGGCAAGTCTGA